One genomic region from Phragmites australis chromosome 1, lpPhrAust1.1, whole genome shotgun sequence encodes:
- the LOC133884969 gene encoding uncharacterized protein LOC133884969: MAHLVQIAAPVSAGTSSCAATEHADGRLLFDDLVLGGNGDHDAKNKPDASNDDSSSGKLEWLRSQIIGEEAEFASPFGTRRITYADHTASARCLRFVEEFVLRNVLPYYGNTHTEDSYVGLHTSQLDREAARYVKRCLGAGPQDMLLFCGTGCTAAIKRLQEVTGVAVPPTLRTTVLAALPPSDRWVVFLGPYEHHSNLLTWWESLVEVVEIGLRPEDGLLDLCALEAALEERAREGRPMLGAFSACSNITGLRTDTRAVARLLHRHGAYACFDFACSAPYVRIDMRSGEEDGYDAVFLSPHKFLGGPGGPGVLAMASRLYRLHHTAPSTSGGGTVLYVSAYDHSDTVYSDDAEEREDAGTPAIIQKVRAALAFRVKEWVGEECIAAHEARMLELALRRFHPGTNPNLRLLLGADPASAPRLPVLSFVVYPRTHDKTESEGGCRSGEEEQGRPRLQLHCRFVTKLLNDLFGVQARAGCACAGPYGHRLLGITPARAKAIKSAVELGYHGVRPGWTRVSLAHYTSMLEAEFVLDAMDFVASFGHRFLPLYAFDWKTGEWQYDHSCARGLLPKNVGDGIASSGRVKAEHDYQSYMTFARRLADSLATTCTGLTDTHAGRIPKGIDPQLVYFVV; the protein is encoded by the exons ATGGCACATCTCGTGCAGATCGCGGCACCCGTTTCTGCTGGTACTAGTAGTTGCGCAGCAACAGAGCATGCTGATGGCCGCCTCCTGTTCGATGATCTTGTGCTCGGTGGCAATGGGGATCATGACGCCAAGAATAAGCCCGACGCGAGCAACGACGACAGCTCGTCCGGGAAACTCGAGTGGCTGAGGTCGCAGATCATCGGCGAGGAAGCAGAGTTCGCGTCGCCGTTCGGCACTCGCCGCATTACGTACGCCGACCACACGGCGTCCGCCCGCTGCCTGCGGTTCGTCGAGGAGTTCGTGCTGCGCAACGTTCTCCCCTACTATG GAAACACTCACACGGAGGACAGCTACGTGGGACTGCACACGAGCCAGCTGGACCGGGAGGCGGCGCGGTACGTGAAGCGCTGCCTGGGAGCCGGGCCGCAGGACATGCTGCTCTTCTGCGGCACGGGCTGCACCGCAGCTATCAAGCGCCTGCAGGAGGTGACGGGCGTGGCCGTCCCGCCCACGCTGCGCACCACGGTGCTGGCCGCCCTACCGCCGTCCGACCGGTGGGTGGTCTTCTTGGGGCCCTACGAGCACCATTCCAACCTGCTCACCTGGTGGGAGAGCctagtggaggtggtggagatCGGGCTGCGCCCGGAGGACGGCCTCCTGGACCTCTGCGCCCTGGAGGCGGCCCTGGAGGAGCGCGCGCGCGAAGGGCGGCCCATGCTGGGCGCCTTCTCGGCGTGCAGCAACATCACTGGGCTGCGCACCGACACGCGCGCCGTGGCGCGCCTGCTGCACCGGCACGGCGCCTACGCCTGCTTCGACTTCGCGTGCAGCGCGCCTTACGTGCGTATCGACATGCGCTCCGGTGAGGAGGACGGCTACGACGCCGTGTTCCTGAGCCCACACAAGTTCCTCGGCGGCCCCGGCGGCCCGGGCGTCCTGGCGATGGCGTCGCGGCTCTACCGCCTCCACCACACCGCGCCGTCCACCAGCGGTGGGGGCACCGTGCTCTACGTCAGCGCGTACGACCACAGCGACACGGTGTACAGCGACGACGCCGAGGAGCGCGAGGACGCGGGAACGCCGGCGATCATACAGAAAGTCCGCGCGGCGCTAGCGTTCCGGGTGAAGGAGTGGGTCGGGGAGGAGTGCATCGCGGCGCACGAGGCCCGCATGCTTGAACTGGCTCTCCGACGTTTCCACCCAGGCACCAACCCCAACCTGCGCCTGCTGCTCGGCGCTGATCCTGCGAGCGCACCCCGGCTCCCGGTGCTCTCCTTCGTGGTGTACCCTCGTACGCACGACAAGACTGAGTCCGAGGGCGGTTGTCGCagcggggaggaggagcaggggcGCCCAAGGCTGCAGCTGCACTGCCGGTTCGTGACGAAGCTGCTTAACGACCTGTTTGGCGTGCAGGCGCGCGCGGGTTGCGCCTGCGCGGGGCCCTACGGCCACCGACTCCTCGGCATCACCCCGGCGCGTGCCAAAGCCATCAAATCCGCCGTCGAGTTG GGCTATCACGGGGTGCGGCCCGGGTGGACGCGCGTCAGCCTCGCCCACTACACGTCGATGCTGGAGGCCGAGTTCGTGCTGGATGCCATGGACTTCGTGGCCAGCTTCGGCCACCGGTTCCTGCCGCTCTACGCATTCGACTGGAAAACCGGTGAGTGGCAGTACGACCACAGCTGCGCCCGCGGACTCTTGCCAAAAAACGTCGGCGACGGTATTGCTTCTAGTGGACGAGTGAAAGCAGAGCACGACTACCAGAGCTACATGACATTTGCTCGCCGCCTGGCTGACTCCTTGGCTACCACTTGCACTGGTCTGACTGACACTCATGCTGGGCGCATTCCCAAGGGCATCGATCCGCAGTTAGTTTACTTTGTCGTGTGA
- the LOC133919748 gene encoding uncharacterized protein LOC133919748, translating into MARARRAALLTLLLVCAALVAGAAAAAGAGKGKDGPGRVEAPLCRDLTTRGECTASGAGSRCRWCRSEELDDMCFGAAEAWRLPRQVFSCDPPAAAAHGHTRK; encoded by the coding sequence ATGGCGAGGGCCAGACGCGCGGCTTTGCTCACGCTGCTCCTGGTCTGCGCGGCGTTGGTCGCGGGAGCCGCTGCTGCGGCCGGGGCGGGCAAGGGCAAGGACGGGCCGGGCCGCGTGGAGGCGCCGCTGTGCCGGGATCTGACGACGCGGGGCGAGTGCACTGCGAGCGGCGCGGGGAGCAGGTGCCGGTGGTGCCGCAGCGAGGAGCTCGACGACATGTGCTTCGGAGCCGCCGAGGCGTGGCGCCTCCCGCGCCAGGTCTTCTCCTGTgacccgccggccgccgccgcccacggCCACACCCGGAAGTAA